The genomic interval AATATCATCAGGATAATGCTTATAACCCACTAAATTTTGCCCTCTTAACAGCATTTGAATAGGAGTTTTCTTAAATTCAGATTTTAGTTGTCTCAATCTTTCCCATGGATCTTCATTTAAATATCTAATACAAGTATCAAAAGTAGCCCCACCCCAAGCTTCTACTGAAAAATAACCTACTTTATCCATTTCTTTAGCAACAGGAATCATGTCTCTGGTTCTCATTCTAGTTGCAAGCAGAGATTGGTGAGCATCACGAAGTGCTGTTTCTGTAAATCTTACTTTTGCCATCATTTACACCTCTTTAATATTATTATTTATAAATAATCATAAAATATCCAACTATCATATATATTTTTTGTATTATATAAAAATATGCAAAATCTCCCTATAAACCAGCAATTCAAAGAGATTTTAGAAAAAAAGTTTCAAAAAATAAAAAAATAAAAAATTGAAAAATTATCTTTCCAAATCACCAGAAATGAATTTTTCAACATTTTCAAATGCTTCATCATCAGTGTATTGAATTGGAGGATGTTTCATAGTGTAAGAAGAAATAGAAGTTAATTGTCCACCAATACCCCTTTCTAAACCAATTTTACAACATCTAACAGCATCAATTACACATCCTGCAGAGTTTGGAGAATCCTCTACACTTAATCTAAGTTCAATGTTCATTGGAACATCCCCAAATGTACGACCTTCCATTCTAAGGAAACATAATTTATTATCATTTTGCCATGGAACATAATCACTAGGACCAATATGAATATCCCTATCATCCATTCTTTCTTTTAAAACTGATTGAACTGCTTCAGTTTTAGATTCTTTTTTAGAGTCCAATCTTTCACGATTAAGCATGTTTAAAAAGTCAGTGTTACCACCAGTGTTGATTTGATAGGTTTTATCTAATTTTACACCCCTATCCATAAATAAACTAGCTAGTGTTCTATGAGTGATAGTGGCACCGATTTGAGCTTTAATATCATCACCTACAATAGGAATTCCTTTTGCTTTAAATTTAACATCCCATTCATCATCACTTACAATAAATACCGGCATACAATTTACATATGCAACACCTGCATCAAGAGCACATTGAGCATAATATCTTGCTGCTTTTTCTGAACCCACAGGCAAGTAATTAACTAAAATTTCTGCTCCACTTTCTTTTAAAACTTCAACAACATCAACAGGATCTTCATCACTTACAACAAATGTGTATTCATCATCATAGTTAGACATGTGTTCTGCAACACCATCTAAAACATGACCCATACTTACTTTAGCATCATATTTAGGAATATCTTCTTGAAAAACAGTTGTGCAGTTTGGTTTTGCGAAAATAGCTTCATCAATAGTTTTTCCAACTTTTCTTGCATCCACATCAAAAGCTGCAACAACTTCAATATCACTAGGTTCATATCCTCCAATATCCCAATGCATAAGCCCTATTGCATCTTCAGGGTTCTTACCATCATAATAATGTATTCCTTGAATAAGAGAACTAGCACAGTTTCCTATTCCAACAATTGCTATTTTAATTTTATTCAATATAACACCAGCTTTTAATAATTATAAATTAATACTTTAATAAATAAAATACTAATATTATGTTAATTAATATACTTTATATAATTATGCTTAAATTATAAATTAACTAGAATATAGGAAATAAAAACATGAATCCATATATAGAAATTTTGAGACCCGGAAATGCATTAATGGGTGCAATATCCATAATTTTGGTTGCACTTATTGATAAAACAATTTCAATTCCAGTAATTCTTGCAATGATTGCTGTATTTTTTGAAACATCAGCAGGAAATGTGATTAATGATTATTTTGATTATAAAATTGATTTAATCAATAAACCTGAACGACCAATACCTTCTGGAAGAATTTCACTAAAGAATGGGAGAAACTACGGTTATTCATTATTTGCAGCTGGAACCGTATGTGGTTTTTTAATTAGCTATATTACAAATAATTGGATACCATTTGGAATTGTATTATTTGCAGACATCATCCTTTATTTATATGCATATACATTAAAAACAACACCTTTAATTGGTAATTTAACTGTTGGTTTCATGACTGGTTTCGGATTTGTATTTGGAGGATTTTCCATCAATAATCCAAATATTATAATAACTTCGTTATTTTTAGGATTTTTTGCATTTGTAATGACAACAGCACGGGAAATTGTAAAAGACATTGAAGATATTGAAGGAGATAAAACAGATGGTGCAAAAACTTTACCTATTCTGATTGGTGAGAAAAAACCAGCAATACTTGCAGCTATTTTAATAATAATTGACAGTGCATTGTGTCCTTTATTGTATTATTACCATATTTTTGGAATATTATATCTAGTAGTGATAGCATTTGCAGTCATGCTGTTCATTTACTCCGCAATATTAATATTAAAATCACAAAAAAGAGAGATTGCAGCAAAAGTTTCTAAAAATTTAAAAATTGGAATGCTAATAGCTTTCGTAGCATTTATATTCGGATCTTTAATATAATATTACCCATTAATTTATATAGAGACAATATAAAAATTACTAGTAATGTTTAAAGAGTTTAACATAAACAGAAAGGACAAATATTATTTAATAGCTATTTTAATATTCAGTGCAATTCTAGTCGGATATTATATTAATTTTAATAATGCAATAGGCATTTCATGTTCAGATGTTTATATTTATCTTATAAATTCTCTTTATTATACTGGAGAAAAAGTAAATATAACAAATTTTATCCATATATCTCCGGTTGTCTGTTTTTTGACTTCTCTTTTTTTTAGAGTGGGTTTTGTTGATAAATTGGCTATTTATGTTGTTACTGGTTTTTTTGCGATTATCGGCAATATTGGTTTTTACTTACTGTTAAAAAAATTTTTTAACGAAGAATTGAGCTTGACCGGTACAATACTGTACTCCTCATTTTCACTTTATTTAATTTGGCTTGCAAACGGAACATTAGACATTCCTGCAACAGGAGTGATAATCTGGATAGCATTATTTACAATGATTGCAGTTCGAGAAAACCCAAAATACTACCAATACCTAATCCCATTAATGGTAATCGGACTTTATACAAGATACACAGTAATATTAACCCTTCCAGCATTTTTCTTATTCTATGTTCTCGAAAACGGATTCAAAATAAAACCAGAAGACTGGAAATACATAAAAAGAGGAATCATCATCGCAACAATCATAGCAATAACAGTATTCCTAATAGTTTTTACTATGGGAAATGGCAGATTTGATGCAGCTAGTCAAATGGCGAATGGTGTAAAAGGAACAAATGGAGAACTCACAGATCCTGCATACAATCCAGATTCAAGTTATTATTTTATGAATTATATAAATTACATATCAAATTCACATACTGTATTTGAAATAAACCCTACATTATACTCCCCTACAATTTTAGCATATGCAATATATGCATTGCTGTTTATTGGGGCAGGGTTCTGGTTATATGACCATAAAAAAGTAAATTTTAGAAAAACAGATGCAATTTCAATTATAATAATCCTAATGGGAATTATAAGTTTTACAAGAGTTACCTCAGTGATTACATCCATATTAATTTATATTGGAATTTATTTACTTGCCAGAGATAGAGAATATAATGATGGAGTATTCATGTTAGGCTGGATTTTAGCAAATGCAATTTTCCTTAGTTTCAACATAGTTAAAGTTAACAGATACATAATTCCCACATTTCCACCATTTATATTCTTTGTATTAACGGCAATAGAAACTATTCATGCGCATGTCAAAATTAATAAAAACATGATACCCCTAGCATTAATAGTATTATTTGTTATTCAGGCTTTTGCATTCACAGCAACAGTTGAACCAACAGACAAATACATGAGTCCCGAAGAAATTTCAAATTACATAATCGACAGCAATCCGGACTATGAAAATATGACCATTGGAGTTTACAACATAAGACCATACAGCTGGTGGGTTGGATCAAATACCATAGGAATCCCTTCAAGCCATCAAAGTGAAATAGAGCAAAGCAATATAAGTTATTACATCGTGAATAAGCCTATGGACAATTTAACAAATTTTACTGAAATAAAAAATATTAATGAATTATATTTATATAAAAATAATAATTTTTAATAAATCAATACTCATTATATGAATTGAGAGAATAGCCATGTTCAACGAATTCAACATAAATAAAAAAGATAAAATTTACTTAATAGCTATTTTAATATTCAGTGCAATTCTAGTCGGATATTATATTAATTTTAATAATGCAATAGGTATTTCATGTTCAGATGTTTATGTATATCTCTTAAATGCACTTTATTATACCGGAACAAATGTACACTCAATTGACAACATTTTCTTGTCTCCGGTTGTCTGTTTTTTGACTTCTCTTTTTTTTAGAGCGGGTTTTGTTGATAAATTGGCTATTTATGTTGTTACTGGTTTTTTTGCGATTATCGGCAATATTGGTTTTTACTTACTGTTAAAAAAATTTTTTAACGAAGAATTGAGCTTGACCGGTACAATACTGTACTCCTCATTTTCACTTTATTTAATTTGGCTTGCAAACGGAACATTAGACATTCCTGCAACAGGAGTGATAATCTGGATAGCATTATTTACAATGATTGCAGTTCGAGAAAACCCAAAATACTACCAATACCTAATCCCATTAATGGTAATCGGACTTTATACAAGATACACAGTAATATTAACCCTTCCAGCATTTTTCTTATTCTATGTTCTCGAAAACGGATTCAAAATAAAACCAGAAGACTGGAAATACATAAAAAGAGGAATCATCATCGCAACAATCATAGCAATAACAGTATTCCTAAGAGTATATGGGATGGGTAACGGGCAATTCGAAGCAGGCAGTCAAATCGCAAATGGTGTGAAAGGAACAAATGGAGAACTCACAGATCCCGCATACAATCCAGATATAAGTTATTATTTGACAAACTTCCCCAACTTTATATCAAACTCACATACAATATTTGAATCAAATCCTGTCTTAGAATACCCTACCCCATTATCATTTGCAGTATTCGCATTATTATTTATAGGAATCGGATTTTGGTTATATGACAATAAATTAAAAGCTGAAAAAAGAGATGTGATTCCTGTTATACTAATTTTAATTGGCATTATAAGTTTTACAAGAGTTACCTCCGTAGCTACAACCTTATTAATTCTAATTGCTTTTTATTTAATTGGTAAAAATAGTGAACATAAAAATGAATTATTTATGTTAATATGGATACTGGCAAATGCAATATTTTTTAGCTATCACATTATTAAAGTTAACCGATACATTCTTCCAATAGTTCCACCATTCATATTTTTCATATTGCTCGCAATAAACACCATTCCTGAACATATCAACATTAATAAAAATGTAATTCCGATTGTCCTAATCGCATTATTCGCAATTCAAGCTTTTGCATTCACAGCAACAGTTGAACCAACAAACAAATATCTTGCAACAGAAGAGATATCAAATTATATAATTGACAGTAATCCGGACTATGAAAATATGACCATTGGAGTTTACAACATAAGACCATACAGCTGGTGGATTGGTCCAAATACGATAATTCTTCATGCAGATGCCCCTGGAGAAATAGACCAAAGTAATGTTAGCTACTACATCTCACAAAGCAGAATAGATAACCTAAAAAATTTTACTGAAGTAAAAAATAGTGGTGGTTTACATTTATATGAAAACAATAATTTTTAAGTCAATAAAATCACTACAAAAAAATTATCTTTTTAACTATTTTTAGAAACATATATAATAAAAAAAATAAAAAAATAATATCATAAAAAGTAATTTAAGAGGATAATATGAAAGTTGTATGCTGTAAGAACTGTGGTGCAAAATACCAACTCGATGATGATGATGACATATCAACATTCGAGTGTTCTTCATGTGCAGGTGACTTAGAATACTTAGAAAACTATTCTAATGGAAAAGAATCTAATCAATCATTCGTTAGT from Methanobrevibacter gottschalkii DSM 11977 carries:
- a CDS encoding inositol-3-phosphate synthase, with product MNKIKIAIVGIGNCASSLIQGIHYYDGKNPEDAIGLMHWDIGGYEPSDIEVVAAFDVDARKVGKTIDEAIFAKPNCTTVFQEDIPKYDAKVSMGHVLDGVAEHMSNYDDEYTFVVSDEDPVDVVEVLKESGAEILVNYLPVGSEKAARYYAQCALDAGVAYVNCMPVFIVSDDEWDVKFKAKGIPIVGDDIKAQIGATITHRTLASLFMDRGVKLDKTYQINTGGNTDFLNMLNRERLDSKKESKTEAVQSVLKERMDDRDIHIGPSDYVPWQNDNKLCFLRMEGRTFGDVPMNIELRLSVEDSPNSAGCVIDAVRCCKIGLERGIGGQLTSISSYTMKHPPIQYTDDEAFENVEKFISGDLER
- a CDS encoding UbiA family prenyltransferase: MNPYIEILRPGNALMGAISIILVALIDKTISIPVILAMIAVFFETSAGNVINDYFDYKIDLINKPERPIPSGRISLKNGRNYGYSLFAAGTVCGFLISYITNNWIPFGIVLFADIILYLYAYTLKTTPLIGNLTVGFMTGFGFVFGGFSINNPNIIITSLFLGFFAFVMTTAREIVKDIEDIEGDKTDGAKTLPILIGEKKPAILAAILIIIDSALCPLLYYYHIFGILYLVVIAFAVMLFIYSAILILKSQKREIAAKVSKNLKIGMLIAFVAFIFGSLI
- a CDS encoding glycosyltransferase family 39 protein, which translates into the protein MFKEFNINRKDKYYLIAILIFSAILVGYYINFNNAIGISCSDVYIYLINSLYYTGEKVNITNFIHISPVVCFLTSLFFRVGFVDKLAIYVVTGFFAIIGNIGFYLLLKKFFNEELSLTGTILYSSFSLYLIWLANGTLDIPATGVIIWIALFTMIAVRENPKYYQYLIPLMVIGLYTRYTVILTLPAFFLFYVLENGFKIKPEDWKYIKRGIIIATIIAITVFLIVFTMGNGRFDAASQMANGVKGTNGELTDPAYNPDSSYYFMNYINYISNSHTVFEINPTLYSPTILAYAIYALLFIGAGFWLYDHKKVNFRKTDAISIIIILMGIISFTRVTSVITSILIYIGIYLLARDREYNDGVFMLGWILANAIFLSFNIVKVNRYIIPTFPPFIFFVLTAIETIHAHVKINKNMIPLALIVLFVIQAFAFTATVEPTDKYMSPEEISNYIIDSNPDYENMTIGVYNIRPYSWWVGSNTIGIPSSHQSEIEQSNISYYIVNKPMDNLTNFTEIKNINELYLYKNNNF
- a CDS encoding glycosyltransferase family 39 protein, producing the protein MFNEFNINKKDKIYLIAILIFSAILVGYYINFNNAIGISCSDVYVYLLNALYYTGTNVHSIDNIFLSPVVCFLTSLFFRAGFVDKLAIYVVTGFFAIIGNIGFYLLLKKFFNEELSLTGTILYSSFSLYLIWLANGTLDIPATGVIIWIALFTMIAVRENPKYYQYLIPLMVIGLYTRYTVILTLPAFFLFYVLENGFKIKPEDWKYIKRGIIIATIIAITVFLRVYGMGNGQFEAGSQIANGVKGTNGELTDPAYNPDISYYLTNFPNFISNSHTIFESNPVLEYPTPLSFAVFALLFIGIGFWLYDNKLKAEKRDVIPVILILIGIISFTRVTSVATTLLILIAFYLIGKNSEHKNELFMLIWILANAIFFSYHIIKVNRYILPIVPPFIFFILLAINTIPEHININKNVIPIVLIALFAIQAFAFTATVEPTNKYLATEEISNYIIDSNPDYENMTIGVYNIRPYSWWIGPNTIILHADAPGEIDQSNVSYYISQSRIDNLKNFTEVKNSGGLHLYENNNF